The following coding sequences are from one Paenibacillus tundrae window:
- a CDS encoding NAD(P)H oxidoreductase, which yields MNVLVVVSHSRKNSLTFQVTDRFVQGLTEAGHSAEILDLHGISFNPLLLEGDEPNLTQEVQVFSPEVQTEMERLKKHDAVAFVFPLWWWHLPAMLKGYIDRVFNNGFAYGANKLHHQQILWIALSGVTEQQMQKRNYDESIQNLLNVGIADYCGVSRSRVEFLYETLGSEPEHYDQLFNYAYQLGLDYAKDIPAQ from the coding sequence ATGAACGTATTAGTTGTTGTGTCGCATTCGAGGAAGAATTCCCTGACTTTTCAGGTTACTGATCGTTTTGTGCAAGGTCTAACTGAGGCTGGTCACAGTGCGGAGATATTGGATTTACACGGCATTAGCTTCAACCCTCTCCTCCTCGAAGGAGATGAACCAAACCTTACGCAAGAAGTTCAAGTGTTCTCTCCTGAAGTCCAAACAGAAATGGAGCGGTTGAAAAAGCATGATGCTGTGGCTTTTGTGTTTCCCCTCTGGTGGTGGCATCTGCCAGCTATGCTGAAGGGTTATATTGATCGTGTATTTAATAACGGATTTGCCTACGGCGCAAATAAGCTTCATCATCAGCAAATATTATGGATTGCCCTTTCGGGTGTGACAGAACAACAGATGCAAAAGCGCAATTATGATGAATCCATTCAGAATCTACTCAACGTGGGGATCGCCGATTACTGCGGCGTGTCTCGTTCGAGGGTTGAATTTCTGTATGAAACGCTGGGTTCCGAGCCAGAGCATTATGATCAATTGTTTAACTATGCGTATCAGTTAGGGCTGGATTATGCTAAGGATATTCCGGCGCAATAA
- a CDS encoding PRD domain-containing protein, translating to MRYIKAFNNNVALVKDLSGLEWVVMGTGVGFQKKKGDLIEEESIRRKFAAEDSAAKKPLVQVLDHMDPDVLDVAVEVVKNAEVSLNTTFENNIYLTIADHLNFAIKRANEQIEYVETNRWEVKNLYPKEYLAAQEAIRLVFDRLDVLLPKSEETFLTYHFVNGQQTKKTRIEETLKMTEVINRIIEVIQYHFQVKLDEESLSYTRFITHLRHFFIRQFKQNHIEDQEVDLTIVEVVKSKYPRSYQAVEKIAHLLERKYGWSLSPNERLYLALHIWRLTSQLETK from the coding sequence GTGAGGTATATTAAAGCCTTCAACAATAACGTGGCTTTAGTTAAAGATCTCTCTGGACTTGAATGGGTAGTGATGGGTACTGGAGTAGGTTTCCAAAAGAAAAAAGGAGATCTGATCGAAGAAGAGAGTATTCGCCGGAAGTTTGCAGCAGAGGATTCAGCAGCGAAGAAACCTCTCGTGCAAGTATTGGATCATATGGACCCTGATGTTCTCGATGTAGCGGTAGAAGTGGTTAAAAATGCGGAAGTTTCGCTTAATACGACGTTCGAAAATAACATTTATTTAACCATCGCCGATCATTTGAACTTTGCGATCAAACGAGCAAATGAGCAAATTGAATACGTTGAAACGAACCGTTGGGAAGTCAAGAATCTATATCCGAAGGAATATCTCGCAGCTCAAGAAGCCATCCGGCTAGTATTCGATCGCCTTGATGTTCTTTTGCCCAAAAGTGAGGAAACCTTTCTAACCTACCATTTCGTAAATGGACAGCAGACTAAAAAGACACGGATTGAAGAAACGTTGAAAATGACGGAAGTGATTAATCGAATTATTGAGGTTATCCAATATCATTTTCAAGTCAAGCTGGATGAAGAATCGTTGAGCTACACGCGGTTTATCACCCATCTGCGTCACTTTTTTATTCGTCAATTCAAGCAGAATCACATCGAAGATCAAGAGGTTGATCTAACGATTGTGGAAGTGGTCAAGAGTAAGTACCCTCGTTCCTATCAGGCAGTTGAGAAAATTGCACATCTGCTCGAACGGAAGTATGGTTGGTCGCTTTCGCCGAATGAAAGACTGTATCTTGCTCTTCATATCTGGCGTTTAACCAGCCAACTAGAAACTAAATAG
- a CDS encoding glycoside hydrolase family 1 protein: MTTYQTDFPTNFLWGGATAANQVEGAYNVGGKGLTTADMVPFIPKEKRGLNFAIDVNSDYIEKALNGEVDDRYPKRDGVDFYHRYEEDIALFAEMGFKAFRLSINWARIFPNGDDTAPSLEGLEFYDRVFNELEKYGIEPIVTLSHYETPLALTRKYNGWYSRELIPLFVKYAETLFKRYRNQVTYWITFNEINMMGHSPYTGGGVLVDKLPNQTKEQIAYQALHHQFVASALVTKLAHEINPDAKVGCMLARGQTYPVTNNPEDVLLAQHYNDLNLFHTDVHVHGEYPSFMNRYFAENNIVIQKEIGDDEILKQYPVDYVSLSYYMSKSVASNSEDYEQVSGNLTTYAVKNKYLDTSDWGWQIDPKGLRITLRDMYNRYRKPLFVVENGLGAYDKVEEDGSIHDMYRIDYLKKHIEQMKEAVKEGVDLIGYTAWGPIDLISMSTSEMSKRYGFIYVDQDDEGNGTLKRFKKDSFEWYKQVIATNGEEL, translated from the coding sequence ATGACAACATATCAAACAGATTTTCCGACAAACTTTCTCTGGGGTGGCGCAACTGCCGCCAATCAGGTTGAAGGGGCGTATAACGTAGGTGGCAAAGGGCTCACAACAGCTGACATGGTTCCTTTTATACCCAAAGAAAAACGTGGGTTAAACTTCGCCATCGATGTAAACTCTGATTATATCGAGAAGGCTCTCAACGGGGAAGTAGACGATCGCTATCCGAAACGTGACGGCGTCGATTTCTACCACCGCTACGAAGAAGATATTGCGCTGTTTGCGGAAATGGGTTTCAAAGCCTTTCGCTTGTCCATTAACTGGGCGAGAATTTTCCCTAACGGTGATGATACAGCTCCAAGTCTCGAAGGACTGGAATTCTATGATCGAGTATTCAATGAGCTAGAGAAGTACGGCATCGAACCAATCGTTACGTTGTCTCATTATGAGACTCCGCTGGCATTGACGCGCAAATATAACGGTTGGTACAGCCGTGAGTTGATTCCACTTTTCGTGAAATATGCGGAAACGCTCTTCAAACGTTACCGTAATCAAGTGACATACTGGATTACATTTAACGAGATTAACATGATGGGACATAGTCCATACACGGGTGGAGGCGTACTGGTCGATAAGCTTCCGAACCAAACTAAGGAACAAATTGCATATCAGGCGTTGCACCATCAATTCGTAGCGAGCGCATTGGTGACGAAGCTCGCACACGAGATCAATCCAGATGCTAAAGTAGGGTGTATGCTGGCTAGGGGACAGACTTATCCGGTAACCAACAATCCGGAAGATGTGTTACTCGCACAGCATTATAACGACCTGAACCTGTTCCACACAGATGTGCATGTTCACGGCGAATACCCTTCATTTATGAATCGTTACTTTGCTGAGAACAATATTGTGATCCAGAAGGAAATTGGCGATGATGAAATATTGAAGCAGTATCCTGTGGATTATGTATCGCTGAGTTATTACATGTCCAAGTCAGTTGCATCCAACTCCGAAGATTATGAACAGGTATCTGGTAATCTCACGACGTATGCGGTGAAAAATAAATACTTGGATACGTCCGACTGGGGATGGCAGATTGATCCGAAAGGGCTTCGTATCACGTTGCGTGATATGTATAACCGCTATAGAAAACCTCTTTTCGTTGTAGAAAATGGTCTGGGTGCTTATGATAAGGTTGAAGAAGATGGCTCGATTCATGATATGTACCGAATTGATTATCTCAAGAAGCATATAGAGCAGATGAAAGAAGCGGTTAAAGAGGGTGTAGACTTGATTGGGTACACGGCTTGGGGGCCGATCGATCTAATCTCCATGTCCACCTCCGAAATGTCCAAACGATACGGATTCATCTATGTGGATCAAGACGACGAGGGCAACGGTACATTGAAACGGTTCAAAAAGGATTCGTTCGAGTGGTACAAGCAGGTTATTGCCACCAATGGTGAAGAGCTGTAA
- a CDS encoding GNAT family N-acetyltransferase, whose protein sequence is MPEYTIRCIQITDVHDIYKLNQHFNSQFVNFGVEQVKQKIETILEHTRDVVWVYEQNNEVLGYIHGSPYQLLFSEPLVNVLGFVVKEGYRNQGIGGRLIQHLESWAQDQGYYGIKLLSHPSRKNAHAFYEKRGYQFTKDQKNFIKMLIE, encoded by the coding sequence ATGCCAGAGTATACTATTAGGTGCATTCAAATCACAGATGTTCATGATATTTATAAATTAAATCAGCATTTTAATTCTCAGTTTGTAAATTTCGGTGTTGAACAGGTGAAGCAAAAAATCGAAACCATTCTTGAACATACCAGAGATGTGGTCTGGGTTTATGAGCAGAATAATGAAGTTCTTGGATATATCCACGGTAGTCCGTATCAACTGTTATTTTCAGAGCCGTTGGTCAATGTATTAGGGTTTGTTGTCAAAGAAGGATATCGAAATCAGGGAATCGGGGGACGTTTAATTCAACATTTGGAATCATGGGCTCAGGATCAGGGTTACTATGGAATTAAACTGCTTTCACACCCTAGTAGAAAGAATGCACATGCCTTTTATGAGAAACGAGGATACCAGTTTACCAAAGATCAGAAAAATTTTATTAAGATGTTGATTGAATAA
- a CDS encoding beta-glucoside-specific PTS transporter subunit IIABC — protein sequence MKAYQELAKQIVEKVGGRENVEQSWHCVTRLRFLVSDKEKIKLEEIKQLKGVIGAQFSGDQFQVIIGNQVADVFAEVEPLVGTGGTQAGSGEKKGIISSVFDFISGVFTPLIPALAGAGLLKGFLAMFVTFGWLSNQSETYLVLNMIGDGLFYFLPLFLAVTAARKIKTNEYVALALAAPMLYPTMVNAVNSGGEITSFTIFGGISIPVINYSSSVIPIILGVILLKYVSAFIKSWMPNVLTMMFTPLLSLIIVAPITLWLIGPMGTYAGNWVASGLVWLFDVAGPLAGFLVAGFMPLLIMTGMHYALVPIIFQNFASYGFDPIVSPMMLLSNVAQAGAAFAVAVRSKNSQFKQLGASTGFSALLGITEPAMYGVNMKLKKPLYLAMISAGVMGGIAAWLGIKKQVLGGLPGLFVLPAYADPLGNSYNLIMTSILFVGALLGAFVLVMIFGFKDIPAEGKQEEKSAPKVPTNPKASSASITAAATKGPINIHSPLKGQIVNLHDVSDPTFSEEAMGKGIAIEPDEDRIVSPVNGEVSIMPKSGHAIGIKGDDGEELLIHIGIETVSLKGKHFTSLVKPGDRLEIGQPLIEFDRAAIREAGLETVTMMIVTNTADYLDVLTINETGPIFEGERALTIMK from the coding sequence ATGAAAGCATATCAAGAGTTAGCTAAACAGATTGTAGAGAAAGTCGGAGGGAGGGAGAATGTAGAGCAGTCCTGGCATTGTGTGACGCGCTTGCGCTTCTTGGTGAGTGACAAGGAGAAGATAAAGCTAGAAGAGATCAAACAATTAAAAGGAGTCATCGGTGCTCAATTCTCAGGTGATCAATTCCAAGTCATTATCGGTAATCAGGTGGCTGATGTATTCGCAGAAGTCGAACCTTTAGTCGGTACGGGGGGAACTCAGGCAGGAAGCGGAGAGAAAAAAGGGATAATCTCCTCCGTCTTTGACTTCATCTCAGGTGTATTCACTCCGCTCATTCCAGCACTTGCCGGAGCGGGTCTACTCAAAGGCTTCCTTGCAATGTTTGTAACATTTGGCTGGTTGAGTAATCAAAGCGAGACATATCTAGTATTAAACATGATCGGAGACGGGCTCTTCTACTTCCTGCCCTTGTTCCTAGCTGTAACGGCTGCGCGCAAAATTAAGACGAATGAGTATGTTGCGCTCGCTCTTGCCGCACCGATGCTGTATCCAACCATGGTCAACGCAGTCAACTCGGGTGGAGAGATCACGAGCTTTACCATTTTCGGTGGGATTTCCATCCCGGTGATCAATTATTCGTCATCGGTTATTCCGATCATACTCGGTGTCATTCTTCTGAAATACGTAAGTGCTTTTATTAAGTCATGGATGCCGAATGTGCTAACGATGATGTTCACACCACTGCTGTCCCTGATTATTGTGGCTCCGATTACACTGTGGCTCATTGGACCAATGGGTACTTATGCAGGTAATTGGGTCGCAAGTGGACTCGTATGGTTGTTCGATGTGGCTGGGCCATTAGCAGGCTTCTTGGTTGCTGGTTTCATGCCGCTGCTCATTATGACAGGTATGCACTATGCCCTTGTTCCCATTATTTTTCAAAATTTCGCAAGCTACGGCTTCGATCCGATTGTCTCTCCCATGATGCTACTTAGTAATGTGGCACAGGCTGGGGCTGCATTCGCAGTCGCAGTGAGAAGTAAGAACTCTCAATTCAAACAGTTGGGTGCATCTACCGGTTTCTCGGCTCTTCTGGGTATCACGGAGCCTGCGATGTACGGAGTTAACATGAAGTTGAAAAAACCGCTGTATCTCGCCATGATCTCTGCTGGGGTTATGGGTGGAATTGCTGCATGGCTTGGAATTAAGAAACAGGTATTAGGCGGACTGCCGGGGCTCTTCGTTTTACCAGCGTATGCCGATCCGTTGGGTAATTCGTATAACTTGATCATGACCTCGATTCTTTTTGTTGGAGCCTTGCTCGGTGCCTTTGTGCTTGTCATGATCTTCGGTTTCAAAGATATTCCAGCTGAAGGGAAGCAGGAAGAGAAAAGCGCACCGAAGGTTCCAACAAACCCGAAAGCATCGAGTGCGAGTATTACAGCAGCTGCAACGAAAGGACCGATCAACATCCATTCACCATTGAAAGGACAGATTGTAAACCTCCATGACGTATCCGACCCGACGTTCTCAGAAGAAGCGATGGGCAAAGGTATTGCAATTGAGCCAGACGAAGATCGCATCGTTTCGCCGGTTAATGGAGAGGTCAGCATTATGCCGAAATCCGGTCATGCCATTGGTATTAAAGGAGACGACGGTGAAGAACTGCTTATCCACATCGGAATCGAGACCGTTTCGCTAAAAGGTAAGCATTTTACAAGTCTCGTGAAGCCAGGGGATCGACTTGAAATAGGACAGCCTTTGATTGAATTCGATCGCGCCGCCATTCGTGAAGCTGGTCTTGAGACGGTAACGATGATGATTGTCACCAATACAGCCGACTATCTAGACGTACTGACGATTAACGAAACAGGTCCTATTTTTGAAGGAGAACGAGCATTAACTATTATGAAATAA
- a CDS encoding manganese catalase family protein has translation MFFNIKELQYHAKPDRPDPVFARKLQEVLGGQFGEITVALQYLFQGWNVRGDGKYKDLLMDTGTEELAHVEMLATMIARLLDNAPLATLEEAAKDPVINAILGGSNPQHAIVSGLGAAPTDSNGYPWNAKYIIASGNLLADFRQNLAAESQGRLQVARLYEMTNDRGVKDMLSWLLARDTMHQNQWIAAIRELEEKEGVVVPSTFPKELEKRDVAYVLFNFSRGNESATGRWAHGPSMDGQGTFQYVQHPQPLAPAPKLPPAPPYIFDTPPEVLRKGSSADAPPFMP, from the coding sequence TTGTTTTTTAACATCAAGGAACTGCAGTACCATGCCAAACCAGACCGTCCTGATCCGGTGTTTGCCCGAAAACTTCAAGAAGTGCTGGGCGGGCAATTTGGAGAGATTACCGTTGCTCTGCAATATCTCTTTCAAGGCTGGAATGTCCGTGGAGATGGTAAATATAAAGATCTTCTTATGGATACGGGCACAGAGGAGCTTGCTCATGTCGAGATGCTAGCTACGATGATTGCTCGACTGTTAGACAATGCTCCGCTTGCTACATTGGAAGAAGCGGCCAAGGATCCAGTCATCAACGCCATTTTGGGAGGGAGTAATCCACAGCACGCGATTGTAAGTGGCCTGGGCGCAGCACCAACAGATAGTAATGGGTATCCGTGGAATGCCAAGTACATCATAGCAAGTGGGAATTTATTAGCAGATTTCAGGCAGAATCTAGCCGCTGAATCTCAAGGCAGACTTCAGGTAGCTAGACTATATGAAATGACGAACGATCGTGGCGTAAAAGACATGCTGTCCTGGCTGCTTGCACGGGACACAATGCACCAGAACCAATGGATTGCTGCAATACGAGAGCTTGAGGAAAAAGAAGGAGTCGTTGTACCAAGCACCTTCCCGAAAGAGCTGGAGAAAAGAGACGTTGCATACGTTCTCTTCAACTTCTCGCGAGGCAATGAGAGCGCAACAGGACGTTGGGCTCACGGGCCAAGTATGGACGGTCAAGGTACATTCCAATATGTTCAACATCCACAGCCATTAGCGCCTGCACCGAAGCTGCCACCAGCGCCGCCTTATATTTTTGATACACCGCCGGAAGTTCTTCGAAAGGGAAGCTCAGCTGATGCCCCTCCTTTTATGCCATAA
- a CDS encoding YqcI/YcgG family protein yields MPLLFSSVEIENHDLTLDPWMRDAHRLFSTKMSDREARFPCIPATQAHALGHLRYGFISCSERDLPAKQLSKIVEEYGKSSRSFGDYSSLVVFFEQENEIRSVLDYEKTFWNLLSEIRDLDSEPWPGDIPEDPENPLWEFCFGDERYFVYCGTPAHTSRQSRHFPYLMLALTPRWVLNLWNEQPQRAAAIAPRIRARLAAYDTVPAHPELKQYGSEGNLEYKQYFLRDDDTAPSKCPFLRSLQEKGKS; encoded by the coding sequence ATGCCGCTGTTGTTTTCTTCTGTCGAGATTGAAAACCATGATCTGACGCTTGATCCCTGGATGAGGGATGCGCATCGTTTATTTTCTACCAAAATGAGCGACCGGGAAGCTCGCTTTCCGTGTATTCCGGCTACACAGGCTCATGCGCTGGGTCACCTCCGATATGGATTCATCTCCTGTTCCGAGCGCGATCTCCCCGCAAAGCAATTATCAAAAATTGTTGAGGAATATGGGAAGTCGTCCCGTTCTTTCGGTGACTATTCTTCTCTCGTTGTGTTCTTTGAGCAAGAAAATGAAATCCGGAGTGTTCTTGACTACGAAAAAACCTTCTGGAACTTATTAAGTGAAATTCGGGATTTGGACAGTGAGCCTTGGCCAGGTGATATTCCCGAAGATCCGGAGAATCCACTCTGGGAATTTTGTTTCGGAGATGAACGATACTTCGTGTACTGTGGCACACCTGCACATACGTCTCGTCAAAGTAGGCACTTTCCCTATCTCATGCTGGCTTTAACACCCCGCTGGGTGCTGAATCTCTGGAATGAACAACCTCAACGGGCTGCAGCCATCGCTCCTAGAATTCGTGCACGCCTGGCTGCGTACGATACCGTTCCAGCTCATCCTGAATTGAAACAATATGGAAGCGAAGGTAACTTGGAGTACAAACAGTATTTTCTTCGTGATGATGATACCGCTCCTTCCAAATGTCCATTTCTTCGATCCTTGCAGGAAAAAGGCAAGTCATAA
- a CDS encoding winged helix-turn-helix transcriptional regulator: MGGKWKPLIIYHLTTGRKRTSELRRLIPEITQKMLTTQLRGLEKDEIVQRKVYSEIPPKVEYELTDYGWGLKPALDLLCYWGEEHLDKVYGDKSKVLEEFDSSE, from the coding sequence ATGGGTGGGAAGTGGAAGCCTTTGATTATCTACCATTTGACGACAGGGAGGAAACGTACATCGGAGCTGCGAAGGTTGATCCCCGAAATCACGCAGAAGATGCTGACAACACAGCTTAGAGGTCTGGAAAAGGATGAGATTGTGCAGCGAAAGGTATATTCGGAGATTCCGCCTAAAGTGGAGTATGAGTTAACGGACTATGGCTGGGGGCTTAAGCCTGCCCTTGATCTACTATGTTACTGGGGTGAGGAGCACCTGGACAAAGTTTATGGAGATAAGTCCAAGGTGCTAGAGGAGTTCGACTCTTCAGAGTAG
- a CDS encoding carbohydrate ABC transporter permease — protein MYHKTLPYRIFSIFNNVFLTILSLLCLLPLYHLLMVSLSASAPANAGLVTFWPIGFTLEAHAKTFDNSNFLSSLWVSVERTVLGTGLALIVNTLAAYALSKETKVFRARNIYLWYFVVTMLFSGGLIPGYILILKLGLMNTLWALILPGLVAVFNIILLLNFFRTVPKDLEEAAFIDGAGYFQSFIKIYLPVSVPVIATVSLFMMVGHWNAYFDGIIYIRDSEKLPLATFMQTIIVQADMTKLDPEAIANLSQRTIRASQIFISALPILLVYPFLQRYFVTGIVVGAVKE, from the coding sequence ATGTATCATAAAACGCTGCCCTATCGCATATTCAGCATCTTCAACAATGTGTTTCTGACCATCCTTTCGCTGCTCTGTCTGCTGCCACTCTATCACTTGCTGATGGTATCGCTTAGCGCGTCTGCACCTGCCAATGCCGGTTTGGTCACGTTCTGGCCGATTGGATTTACACTTGAAGCGCATGCAAAGACATTTGATAATTCCAACTTCCTCTCCTCCCTGTGGGTATCCGTAGAACGGACGGTGCTGGGTACTGGGCTTGCGCTCATCGTCAATACGCTTGCGGCGTATGCGCTGTCCAAGGAGACAAAGGTGTTCCGTGCGCGCAACATCTATCTGTGGTATTTCGTTGTTACCATGCTATTCAGCGGAGGACTCATTCCGGGGTACATCCTTATTCTGAAGCTGGGACTCATGAATACGCTGTGGGCGCTTATTCTGCCAGGACTTGTGGCGGTGTTCAACATCATTCTGCTGCTGAATTTCTTCCGCACGGTGCCGAAGGATCTGGAAGAGGCGGCATTTATCGATGGCGCAGGATATTTTCAGTCATTTATCAAAATCTATTTGCCCGTCTCCGTGCCTGTTATCGCCACCGTCTCTCTGTTCATGATGGTTGGGCATTGGAACGCATATTTTGACGGGATCATTTATATCCGTGATTCGGAAAAGCTGCCACTTGCGACGTTTATGCAGACGATCATCGTGCAGGCCGACATGACCAAGCTTGATCCCGAAGCGATTGCAAACCTGTCGCAGCGGACGATCCGAGCATCACAGATTTTCATTAGTGCATTACCGATCCTACTGGTATATCCGTTCCTGCAACGGTATTTTGTGACCGGGATTGTGGTTGGGGCTGTGAAGGAGTAA
- a CDS encoding FusB/FusC family EF-G-binding protein codes for MQTPFIHNHQFNYIHKQANFLIKTLRSVVDPKVLETVRYTVGTNAIEVFDELTSEQKHLLERLSTFDTPHDVQLYLNELEAYLIPFPQISAKQIQKLFPKAKKLKLPDLESINYAHTTYLRWIDIATSRLFIVYSHEGKFFGIEGRITATNKKGYCMFCHRHQELGFFNVKTKSHSPDHFSAIGQYVCMDNDACNHSISDITMLEKFLFSAVK; via the coding sequence ATGCAAACACCATTTATTCATAATCATCAATTTAATTATATTCATAAGCAAGCCAATTTCCTGATCAAAACGCTACGCTCTGTCGTGGATCCTAAAGTATTGGAGACCGTGCGTTATACGGTCGGCACGAATGCCATTGAAGTCTTTGATGAGCTGACATCGGAACAGAAGCATTTACTGGAGCGGTTATCCACGTTTGATACGCCCCATGACGTGCAATTGTATCTGAACGAGCTGGAAGCATATCTGATTCCGTTTCCGCAAATATCGGCAAAGCAGATTCAGAAGCTGTTTCCTAAGGCGAAAAAGCTCAAATTGCCCGATCTCGAATCTATCAATTATGCACACACGACCTATCTGAGATGGATCGACATTGCGACGAGCCGCTTGTTCATCGTGTACTCTCACGAAGGCAAATTCTTCGGTATTGAGGGACGGATCACAGCTACGAATAAGAAGGGATACTGTATGTTCTGCCATCGCCATCAGGAACTTGGATTCTTCAACGTGAAGACTAAGAGCCATTCGCCAGATCACTTTAGTGCCATTGGCCAGTATGTATGCATGGATAACGATGCTTGTAACCATAGCATTAGTGATATTACGATGCTGGAGAAATTTCTTTTCTCTGCAGTAAAATAA
- a CDS encoding LysE family transporter yields the protein MEIYIKFVLIGLAIAMPVGAITVEMTKQGLRNGFMHGWAVGLGGMTVDAGLILAMYFGFASLLSLPYVQIPLWLAGAGFLAFLGYDSIRNSDLNLVSTEGKNAKTNKSFWKTYRNGLLVAVSPGNLIFWISVFGTVLSDSYQTAGKLSFVFAALGVLCGILLHDVGLVSIVSITRKMMSSKMIQVVSALAGVLLLGFAVYFLYKFVLAVWLILS from the coding sequence ATGGAAATCTATATTAAATTCGTACTCATTGGACTCGCTATTGCCATGCCTGTTGGAGCTATTACCGTAGAGATGACCAAGCAGGGGTTACGAAATGGATTCATGCATGGCTGGGCGGTAGGCCTTGGTGGAATGACTGTCGATGCTGGATTAATCCTTGCCATGTATTTTGGCTTCGCCTCTCTATTGTCACTTCCGTATGTTCAGATTCCGTTATGGCTCGCTGGTGCAGGCTTCTTAGCCTTTCTGGGTTATGATTCTATCCGAAACTCAGACCTTAATCTGGTCTCTACCGAGGGAAAGAACGCAAAAACCAACAAATCATTTTGGAAGACATATCGCAATGGATTACTGGTTGCTGTCTCGCCAGGTAATCTTATTTTCTGGATATCCGTGTTCGGTACCGTATTATCTGATTCCTACCAGACGGCTGGAAAATTGAGCTTTGTTTTCGCCGCACTCGGTGTGCTCTGTGGAATTCTTCTACATGATGTGGGTCTGGTCTCGATCGTCTCCATCACACGCAAAATGATGAGCTCCAAAATGATACAAGTTGTCTCGGCTCTGGCGGGTGTACTTTTACTGGGTTTCGCGGTTTACTTTTTGTACAAATTTGTACTAGCCGTGTGGCTCATCTTGTCATAA
- a CDS encoding DUF5677 domain-containing protein produces the protein MNIKSYKEVHKNFNEDITLALVGLTYTTYFSLAVNQDDHKNPMLDDFLDITSDSLTPSLLYQNMITIISNHVLAIIRLVEGGLDTSARALIRVLAETIFIFIIVFTSKDHFDNYCNGTNDEEARSIWYKFFSKKKIHVELKKIEKRIGLPEEIVSEINEIRTSIYKEYSSVVHSSAYSSVLGSYAFDFNVDQLQIGVGGKASKASKNTLSTLNWLLFYFAIMTKGIVSNIFEFRPKSDNETWRIALPIRECFIELYLKITYKDEYKSVTSKH, from the coding sequence ATGAATATAAAGAGCTATAAAGAGGTTCATAAAAATTTTAATGAAGATATAACATTAGCATTAGTCGGACTGACATACACTACCTATTTTAGTTTAGCTGTAAATCAAGATGATCACAAAAACCCAATGCTTGATGATTTCTTGGATATAACATCTGATAGTTTAACACCTAGTCTGCTCTATCAAAATATGATAACTATTATTAGCAATCATGTGTTGGCTATCATTAGATTAGTCGAGGGTGGACTGGACACATCAGCAAGGGCACTAATTAGAGTGTTGGCAGAAACGATTTTTATCTTTATTATTGTGTTCACTAGTAAAGATCACTTTGATAACTACTGTAATGGAACAAACGATGAAGAAGCTAGGTCTATTTGGTATAAGTTCTTTAGTAAAAAGAAAATACACGTAGAACTTAAAAAAATTGAAAAAAGAATTGGATTGCCAGAAGAAATTGTTAGTGAAATTAACGAAATTAGAACATCTATTTATAAAGAATATTCTAGCGTAGTTCATTCGTCAGCATATAGTAGTGTTTTAGGTTCATATGCTTTTGATTTTAATGTAGATCAATTACAAATAGGCGTGGGAGGAAAAGCCTCTAAAGCGTCTAAAAATACTTTATCCACATTGAATTGGTTGTTATTCTATTTCGCAATAATGACTAAAGGAATCGTTAGCAACATATTTGAATTTAGGCCTAAATCAGATAACGAAACGTGGAGAATTGCTCTCCCTATAAGAGAATGTTTTATTGAATTGTATCTTAAAATAACTTATAAAGATGAGTACAAAAGCGTTACCTCAAAGCATTAA